One window from the genome of Paraclostridium sordellii encodes:
- a CDS encoding sensor histidine kinase, translating to MTTWSIVLSLMEKTSLLIVILILISKIKFFRKILQSEQNNKINLIVISGIFTVIAIIGTYIGIDVNGSIANVRNIAIVSGGLLFGPVVGIISGLIAGLHRFLLDVNGITSLPCLITSITAGIISGYLCNKIDNNKKWIIGIICGIFIESISMELILVLSRPHSEANLIVHYIYLPMVIGQIGTGFLISILQSLKREKEEIAAQQAKLALDIANKTLPYFRNINTESLNTVCKIIKEDIDADAVSITDKNNVLAYVGIGEEYFKNKFKSLSNITKECIYSGNIRYIKEDKEEYLADKKTQLKTAMIIPLKEKNEVVGTLKIYYSRQREITDSQQALAIGLSQMISTLMEVSKVEKMKEAANKAEIKALQTQINPHFLFNALNTITSFIRINPDTARNLIINLATFLRYNLEFSDTTIDITKELEQVKAYVEIEKARFKDKLNVIYDIDENIDVKIPSLIIQPLVENAIIHGIRANGGLGTVKITVQNINNKTLVSVENDGVTIDSDIIKKVRSGNMPENKIGLYNVHLRIKLMYGNGLTIRQLNPGTKIEFSV from the coding sequence ATGACTACATGGAGTATAGTTTTGAGTTTAATGGAAAAAACCAGCCTTTTAATAGTAATTTTAATTTTAATAAGCAAAATTAAGTTTTTTAGAAAAATATTACAAAGTGAGCAAAATAATAAAATAAATTTAATTGTAATTTCAGGCATTTTTACAGTGATAGCTATTATAGGTACGTATATAGGAATTGATGTTAATGGGTCTATAGCAAATGTAAGAAATATTGCTATAGTATCTGGAGGGTTATTATTTGGACCTGTAGTAGGCATAATTTCAGGCCTAATTGCAGGTTTGCATAGATTCCTTTTAGATGTAAATGGGATAACATCACTTCCATGTCTTATAACAAGTATAACAGCAGGTATTATATCTGGATACTTATGTAATAAAATAGATAACAACAAAAAATGGATAATAGGTATTATATGTGGAATTTTTATTGAAAGTATAAGTATGGAACTTATATTGGTTTTATCTAGACCACATAGTGAAGCCAATTTAATAGTACATTACATTTATTTGCCTATGGTTATAGGTCAAATTGGTACAGGCTTTTTAATATCTATTCTTCAAAGCTTAAAAAGAGAAAAAGAAGAAATTGCTGCACAACAAGCAAAATTAGCATTAGATATAGCAAATAAGACACTTCCATACTTTAGGAATATAAATACCGAATCTTTAAATACTGTGTGTAAAATAATAAAAGAAGATATAGATGCAGATGCGGTATCTATAACAGATAAAAATAATGTACTTGCTTATGTAGGAATAGGTGAAGAATATTTTAAAAATAAATTTAAGAGTTTAAGTAATATAACTAAAGAGTGTATATACAGTGGAAATATTAGATACATAAAGGAAGATAAGGAAGAATATTTAGCAGATAAAAAAACTCAATTAAAAACTGCTATGATAATTCCATTAAAAGAAAAAAATGAAGTGGTAGGGACTTTAAAGATTTATTATTCAAGGCAAAGAGAAATAACAGATTCTCAACAAGCATTAGCTATAGGTTTATCCCAGATGATATCTACATTGATGGAAGTTTCTAAGGTAGAAAAAATGAAAGAAGCAGCAAATAAAGCTGAAATAAAAGCTTTACAAACTCAAATAAATCCACATTTTCTATTTAATGCATTAAATACAATCACATCTTTTATAAGAATTAATCCTGATACAGCTAGAAATTTGATTATAAATTTAGCTACTTTTTTAAGATATAACTTGGAATTTAGTGATACCACAATCGATATAACTAAAGAGTTAGAACAAGTTAAAGCTTATGTTGAAATAGAAAAAGCGAGGTTTAAAGATAAGTTAAATGTTATCTATGATATAGATGAAAATATAGATGTTAAAATACCTAGTTTAATAATACAACCATTAGTTGAAAATGCAATTATACATGGTATAAGAGCAAACGGAGGATTAGGAACAGTTAAAATAACAGTACAAAACATCAACAATAAAACTTTAGTAAGTGTAGAAAATGATGGAGTTACAATTGATAGTGATATAATAAAAAAGGTTAGAAGTGGGAATATGCCAGAAAATAAAATTGGATTATATAATGTTCACCTAAGGATAAAACTTATGTATGGAAATGGTTTAACAATAAGACAACTAAATCCTGGAACAAAAATAGAATTTTCAGTATAG
- a CDS encoding LytR/AlgR family response regulator transcription factor, whose product MNCIIVEDEFPAREELKYFIKNHSDIEIINEFENGLDVLKFIQENNVDVIFLDINIPMLDGMLLAKTINKFKSKPKVVFITAYKEYAVDAFELEVFDYVLKPYSDQRIINTLKKLKYSELDCEESKKDFNEEKVDNHDTVTLWKDEKMVVLKLSDIYYCEAKERDTVVYTKSDEYKVKASISEFSKSISSNQFFKTHRSYIVNLDKIKEIIPWFNSTYILKLKEIDKEIPVSRSKIKEFRNIMHI is encoded by the coding sequence ATGAACTGTATAATAGTTGAAGATGAATTTCCAGCTAGAGAAGAACTTAAATACTTTATAAAAAACCATAGTGATATAGAAATTATAAATGAATTTGAAAATGGGCTAGATGTATTAAAATTTATACAAGAGAATAATGTAGATGTAATATTTTTAGATATTAATATACCTATGTTAGATGGTATGTTACTTGCTAAAACTATAAATAAGTTTAAATCAAAGCCTAAAGTAGTTTTTATAACAGCTTATAAAGAGTATGCAGTAGATGCTTTTGAACTTGAAGTTTTTGACTACGTTTTAAAACCTTACTCAGACCAGAGAATAATAAATACTTTAAAAAAGCTAAAATATAGTGAGCTTGATTGTGAAGAATCTAAAAAAGATTTTAATGAAGAAAAAGTAGATAATCATGACACTGTAACTTTATGGAAAGATGAGAAAATGGTTGTATTAAAACTTAGTGATATATACTATTGTGAGGCAAAAGAAAGAGATACTGTGGTATATACAAAATCTGATGAGTATAAAGTTAAGGCTTCTATTTCTGAGTTTTCAAAAAGTATTTCAAGTAATCAATTTTTTAAAACTCATAGATCTTACATTGTTAACCTAGATAAAATTAAAGAAATTATACCCTGGTTTAATAGTACTTATATATTAAAGTTAAAAGAAATAGATAAAGAGATACCGGTAAGTAGAAGTAAAATTAAAGAATTTAGAAATATTATGCATATATAA
- a CDS encoding PTS sugar transporter subunit IIC — MEKVTQFIEEKMVPKVAKFSNLRYIKALRSGFFAIMPLTIIGSIFLLIADFPVNGYADFMASIFGPNWGAYLEPGYRATFDLMGVMLAGTLSYKLAEDYKLDSLSVMIISLVAYMIVTPKSMTTEGGEFVNKVIPMMWLGARGVITAIIMSILSTEIYRFAIDKKIVIKLPSNVPEMVSKSFTALVPGTIVVLISLILNGVFLFMGTTMHDFIYTVLQVPLQGLTSSVQAITIVAALNGLLWWFGIHPTVVNSIVNPLLNANAIENLELFKAGQLTFENANVGTIQMIDQFATIGGAGMTIGLVVAMLIVARSQRLKMMSKLGAVPSLFNINEPLIFGTPIILNPLMLVPVTLAPIVSVLIAYLAMKLQFMLPFNGVIAPWTTPPIISGLLVSGWQGALVQLLAIIASTAIYLPFVKALDNQYKKEELEVEENNSDLDSEDDEWSL, encoded by the coding sequence ATGGAAAAAGTAACACAATTTATTGAAGAAAAAATGGTACCTAAAGTAGCTAAGTTTTCAAATTTACGTTATATAAAAGCACTACGTTCAGGATTCTTTGCTATAATGCCACTTACAATAATAGGATCAATATTTTTATTAATTGCAGATTTTCCGGTAAATGGATATGCAGATTTTATGGCTAGTATATTTGGCCCTAACTGGGGGGCTTATTTAGAGCCAGGATATAGAGCTACATTTGATTTAATGGGAGTAATGTTAGCAGGTACATTGTCCTATAAATTAGCTGAAGATTATAAATTAGATAGTTTATCTGTAATGATAATATCTTTAGTAGCTTATATGATAGTAACACCTAAGTCTATGACAACTGAGGGTGGAGAATTTGTAAATAAGGTTATACCTATGATGTGGCTAGGAGCTAGAGGCGTAATTACGGCAATTATAATGAGTATATTATCTACTGAAATATATAGATTTGCAATTGATAAGAAAATAGTAATTAAATTACCAAGCAATGTTCCTGAAATGGTAAGTAAATCATTTACAGCATTAGTCCCAGGAACAATAGTTGTATTAATTTCATTAATATTAAATGGAGTATTCTTATTTATGGGAACTACAATGCATGATTTTATATATACAGTATTACAAGTTCCTCTACAAGGCTTAACTTCATCAGTACAAGCTATAACTATAGTTGCAGCTTTAAATGGACTACTATGGTGGTTTGGGATACATCCTACAGTAGTTAACTCTATAGTTAATCCTTTGCTAAATGCAAATGCAATAGAAAACTTAGAACTATTTAAAGCAGGGCAACTTACATTTGAAAATGCAAATGTAGGAACAATACAAATGATAGATCAATTTGCAACAATAGGTGGAGCGGGAATGACTATAGGGTTAGTTGTTGCTATGCTTATAGTAGCAAGATCTCAAAGACTAAAAATGATGTCAAAATTAGGAGCGGTACCATCATTATTTAATATAAATGAACCACTTATATTTGGAACTCCAATAATATTAAATCCATTGATGTTAGTACCTGTAACATTAGCACCAATAGTATCTGTATTAATAGCTTATTTAGCAATGAAGCTACAATTTATGCTACCGTTTAATGGAGTTATAGCACCGTGGACAACACCACCTATAATAAGCGGATTATTAGTTAGTGGGTGGCAAGGAGCTTTAGTTCAGTTGTTGGCTATAATAGCATCTACTGCAATTTACTTACCTTTTGTAAAAGCACTGGATAACCAATATAAAAAAGAAGAATTAGAAGTAGAAGAAAATAATTCAGATTTAGACTCTGAAGATGATGAGTGGTCGTTGTAA
- a CDS encoding MurR/RpiR family transcriptional regulator: MNLNKRISLNAKHLTKLEKDLLQGLLEGKSKFTYKKFTISNIAKEFLVSNTSVHRLSEKLGYDSFIQFKDDYLKKNENEIDESSVKDNDFVNLMIDTYSLVSESINDEIIDKMNSCKKINIYGMGMSNYLGKIFQIKLQLLGIPAEQHDDSRFMRLSSKILKKEDDLVIILSRSGETPELLEVLVEANLREIDVVLITETRGSTFERMCKYKIYTGCTQDSDADIDTRLNFHIAMDMLIKRFIEKYKKKV, translated from the coding sequence ATGAATTTAAATAAAAGAATTTCATTAAATGCAAAACATTTAACAAAATTAGAAAAAGATTTATTGCAAGGATTATTAGAAGGAAAAAGTAAATTTACTTATAAAAAATTTACTATATCTAATATTGCAAAAGAATTTTTAGTTAGCAATACAAGTGTACACAGGTTATCTGAAAAATTAGGGTATGATAGTTTTATACAATTTAAAGATGATTATTTAAAAAAAAATGAAAATGAGATAGATGAAAGTTCAGTTAAGGATAATGACTTTGTAAATCTTATGATAGACACTTATAGTTTAGTATCTGAATCAATAAATGATGAAATAATTGATAAAATGAATAGCTGTAAAAAGATAAATATTTATGGTATGGGAATGAGTAATTATCTAGGTAAAATTTTCCAAATAAAATTACAGCTTTTAGGTATACCAGCTGAACAACACGATGACTCAAGATTTATGAGGCTATCAAGCAAGATACTAAAAAAAGAAGATGATTTAGTAATAATACTTTCAAGAAGTGGAGAAACTCCAGAATTATTAGAAGTTTTGGTTGAAGCAAATTTAAGGGAAATAGATGTTGTATTAATAACAGAAACAAGAGGCTCTACATTTGAGAGAATGTGTAAGTATAAAATATATACAGGATGTACACAAGATTCTGATGCAGATATTGATACAAGACTTAATTTTCATATAGCAATGGATATGCTTATAAAAAGATTTATAGAAAAATACAAAAAGAAGGTATAG
- a CDS encoding MalY/PatB family protein: MYNFEDILYREENGSKKWNKEYINKRFPNHKTPYYPLFIADMDYKLPDEILSKFINTIQYGDFGYFDVLDKFNESIVNWYKNLNDIDIDKKLILPGIGTLASMNIVVKALLSKNDNVLIFTPVYGPFKDIVENNGLNLVKQKLDEKNNRYYIDFEKLEANIIQYNLKCILMCNPHNPSGRVWSYEELKKIVSLCKKYDLILLSDEVHSDLVLDRKFVSMITFVNEYENIIVSSSPNKTFNLAGVCGSYLLIKNKDIYNKVQCEFTKNKLGINRLGYEFMTSCYENGQNWVNLLRAKIKEHLNILEYTLVNKGIKIMIPEAGYLVWLRLDEVNDSLTFVEELARETGVLLESGTRFIESENGYVRINLATSRCILEKAMKELDKFYDYFIKKGTNI, encoded by the coding sequence ATGTATAATTTTGAAGATATATTATATAGAGAAGAAAATGGTTCTAAAAAATGGAATAAGGAGTACATAAATAAGAGATTTCCAAATCATAAGACTCCATATTATCCATTATTTATAGCTGATATGGACTATAAACTTCCTGATGAGATTTTATCGAAGTTTATAAATACGATTCAATATGGGGACTTTGGGTATTTTGATGTTTTAGATAAATTTAATGAATCTATAGTTAATTGGTATAAGAATTTAAATGATATTGATATTGATAAAAAATTAATTTTACCTGGAATAGGAACTTTAGCATCTATGAATATAGTAGTGAAAGCCTTACTAAGTAAAAATGATAATGTTTTAATTTTTACGCCAGTGTATGGTCCATTTAAAGATATTGTAGAAAATAACGGATTAAATTTAGTAAAACAAAAATTAGATGAAAAAAATAATAGATATTATATTGATTTTGAAAAATTAGAAGCAAATATAATTCAATACAATTTAAAGTGCATATTAATGTGTAACCCTCATAATCCATCAGGAAGAGTATGGAGCTATGAAGAACTAAAAAAAATAGTGAGTTTATGCAAAAAATATGACTTGATTTTATTATCAGATGAGGTACATAGTGATTTGGTTTTAGATAGAAAGTTTGTATCTATGATAACTTTTGTTAATGAATATGAAAATATAATTGTAAGTTCATCCCCTAATAAAACTTTTAATTTAGCTGGAGTTTGTGGCTCTTATTTATTAATAAAAAATAAAGATATATATAATAAAGTACAATGTGAATTTACTAAAAATAAGTTAGGTATAAATAGATTAGGTTATGAATTTATGACTTCATGCTATGAGAACGGGCAAAATTGGGTGAATTTATTAAGAGCGAAAATTAAAGAACATCTAAATATTTTAGAATATACATTAGTTAATAAAGGTATAAAGATAATGATACCTGAAGCGGGATATTTAGTATGGTTAAGGTTAGATGAAGTTAATGACAGTTTAACCTTTGTTGAAGAGTTAGCCAGGGAAACAGGGGTGTTACTTGAAAGCGGAACTAGATTTATTGAAAGTGAAAATGGATATGTAAGAATAAATTTAGCTACTAGTAGGTGCATACTAGAAAAGGCTATGAAGGAATTGGACAAATTTTATGATTATTTTATAAAAAAAGGTACTAACATTTAA
- a CDS encoding ABC transporter permease codes for MKKRYLLILLISLSFISLFVGVNDIKLIDLINYNQEKIDVFLISRVPRLISILVAGIGMSICGLIMQQISRNKFVSPTTGSTIDSAQLGLVFAMLVLPNSGILGKTIISFVFALAGTFTFMNILKKLKFKNAVFVPLVGIMFGNIIGSATTFIGYKYNLMQDITSWMQGNFSMVLKGNYEMMYITIPLIVIAYLYANKFTIAGMGEDFATNLGLDYKKVLNTGLIIVSIVTASVVITIGSIPFIGLIVPNIVSIYKGDNLKDTIWHTGLFGAIFVLICDIFSRLVIYPYEIPIGLTVGVLGSGIFLIMILRRKSYAS; via the coding sequence ATGAAAAAAAGGTACTTATTAATTTTGTTAATATCTCTATCATTTATATCTTTATTTGTAGGTGTAAACGACATAAAGCTGATAGATTTAATAAATTATAACCAAGAAAAAATTGATGTGTTTTTAATAAGTAGAGTACCTAGGTTAATAAGTATACTGGTTGCAGGGATTGGAATGAGTATATGTGGGCTTATAATGCAGCAAATAAGTAGAAATAAGTTTGTATCTCCTACTACTGGATCTACAATAGATTCTGCTCAACTTGGATTGGTATTTGCTATGTTAGTTTTACCAAACTCAGGGATATTAGGCAAAACTATTATTTCATTTGTTTTTGCATTAGCAGGAACTTTTACATTTATGAATATATTAAAAAAACTAAAATTTAAAAATGCAGTATTTGTACCTTTAGTTGGAATTATGTTTGGAAATATAATAGGTTCAGCTACAACTTTTATAGGATATAAATATAATCTTATGCAAGATATAACATCTTGGATGCAAGGAAATTTTTCCATGGTACTTAAAGGAAATTATGAGATGATGTATATAACTATTCCTCTTATAGTAATTGCATATCTTTATGCTAATAAATTTACTATAGCTGGTATGGGAGAGGATTTTGCAACAAATTTAGGACTTGATTATAAAAAAGTTTTAAATACAGGACTAATTATAGTATCTATAGTTACAGCAAGTGTTGTTATAACTATAGGGAGCATACCATTTATCGGACTTATAGTTCCAAATATAGTTTCTATTTATAAAGGAGATAACTTAAAAGATACTATATGGCATACAGGATTATTTGGGGCTATATTTGTTTTAATTTGTGATATATTTTCAAGGTTAGTTATATACCCATATGAGATACCAATAGGGCTTACTGTAGGGGTTTTAGGAAGCGGAATTTTCCTTATTATGATATTAAGGAGGAAGTCATATGCAAGCTAG
- a CDS encoding iron chelate uptake ABC transporter family permease subunit, translated as MQASVNVNKKENLKLNLSKKLYIIGAMIAVFSALFLTIGVSFEHFEYAMDQRIPKLIAIVITGFCIAFSSIVFQTITNNNILTPSVLGLDSLYILVQTIIVFLVGVDNTLITNKSNNFLLSVAVMVIASFILYKKLFEKANNNIFFLLLVGMIFGTLFKSLSTFMQVVIDPNEYAALQNNLYASFGNVNTNILFIAGIIIIALVPFIYDDIKSLDVISLGKEHAINLGVNYDKVVKKMIIVVAILVSVSTALVGPITFLGLLVTNVTKQIFRTYKHSYLICASILISILTLVSGQFLVERVFTFTTTISVIINFIGGVYFIYLLLKESRV; from the coding sequence ATGCAAGCTAGTGTTAACGTAAATAAAAAAGAAAATTTAAAATTAAACCTAAGTAAAAAGTTATACATAATAGGTGCGATGATAGCCGTGTTTTCAGCCTTATTTTTAACAATAGGTGTGAGTTTTGAACATTTTGAATATGCTATGGACCAAAGGATTCCTAAATTAATAGCTATTGTTATAACAGGATTTTGCATAGCTTTTTCATCAATAGTATTTCAGACGATAACAAATAATAATATTTTAACGCCAAGTGTCTTGGGGTTAGATTCACTATACATATTGGTTCAGACCATAATAGTTTTCCTTGTTGGGGTTGATAATACATTGATAACAAATAAAAGTAATAATTTTTTACTTTCGGTAGCAGTAATGGTAATAGCATCTTTTATATTGTATAAAAAGTTATTTGAAAAAGCTAACAATAACATATTTTTCCTGTTGCTAGTTGGAATGATTTTTGGAACTCTTTTCAAAAGTTTGTCTACTTTTATGCAAGTTGTAATAGATCCAAATGAATATGCAGCACTTCAAAATAATCTATATGCAAGCTTTGGAAATGTTAACACGAATATATTATTTATAGCAGGTATTATAATAATAGCTTTAGTACCTTTTATATATGATGATATAAAAAGTTTGGATGTAATATCATTAGGAAAAGAACATGCAATAAATTTAGGAGTCAATTATGATAAAGTAGTAAAAAAGATGATAATAGTTGTAGCTATTTTAGTTTCGGTTTCAACTGCATTGGTTGGACCTATAACATTTTTAGGTCTTTTAGTTACAAATGTAACTAAACAAATTTTTAGAACATATAAGCATAGTTACTTAATATGTGCATCTATTTTAATAAGTATACTAACACTAGTAAGCGGACAATTTTTAGTTGAACGAGTATTTACATTTACAACTACAATAAGTGTAATTATAAATTTTATAGGAGGAGTATACTTCATATACTTATTGTTAAAGGAGAGTAGAGTCTAA
- a CDS encoding iron ABC transporter ATP-binding protein codes for MIKVTNLSKQYSNKNVVDNVSINIEKGKITSFIGPNGAGKSTVLSMITRILKKDSGEVLIDGKRLEEWDNKELSKKLAILKQSNSINLKLTIRELVSFGRYPHSEGRLTSEDNRCIDEAIRYMKLDDIENKYIDELSGGQRQRAYIAMVIAQNTEYVFLDEPLNNLDMKHSVEMMKVLRNLCDELGKTVVLVMHDINYTSCYSDYIVALKNGKIARHGSTDEIIKREVLEDIYEMEFDIREINGDKICVYF; via the coding sequence ATGATAAAAGTGACTAATTTGTCAAAACAATATTCTAATAAAAATGTAGTTGATAATGTATCTATTAATATTGAAAAAGGTAAGATAACATCGTTTATAGGGCCTAATGGAGCTGGTAAGAGTACCGTTTTATCTATGATAACTAGGATTTTAAAAAAAGATAGTGGTGAAGTTTTAATAGATGGGAAAAGACTAGAAGAATGGGACAATAAAGAACTATCAAAAAAGCTAGCTATACTAAAACAATCTAATAGCATAAATTTAAAATTAACTATACGAGAACTTGTTAGTTTCGGAAGGTATCCCCACAGCGAAGGAAGATTAACCTCCGAAGATAATAGGTGTATAGATGAAGCTATAAGATATATGAAATTAGATGATATAGAAAATAAATACATAGATGAGCTTAGTGGAGGTCAAAGACAAAGGGCATACATAGCTATGGTTATAGCTCAAAATACTGAATATGTATTCTTGGATGAACCACTTAATAATTTAGATATGAAGCACTCTGTTGAAATGATGAAGGTACTTAGAAATTTATGCGATGAGCTAGGGAAAACTGTAGTTTTAGTTATGCATGATATAAACTATACATCATGTTACTCAGATTATATAGTAGCTTTAAAAAATGGAAAAATAGCAAGACATGGAAGCACAGATGAAATAATTAAAAGAGAAGTTTTAGAAGATATTTATGAAATGGAATTTGACATAAGAGAAATAAATGGAGATAAAATTTGTGTTTATTTCTAA
- a CDS encoding siderophore ABC transporter substrate-binding protein yields MNKKVAVVAGLVIAGLVGSVLFFGNKGNEKAIANKNDIVSVKHALGTTDVHKKPEKVVVFDYAALDAIETLGVDGVIGTAKGSSIPGYLSKYSGENYANVGGLKEPDLEKINSLNPDLIIINGRQHSFYDKLNKIAPTISLAKEDGKYMESFTHNMEVIGEIFDKKKEVDTELVKINEKIDAINKKVKEKNYSATTLMASDGNLSVFGKDSRFGIIYNNLGFKNTDDNIEAANHGQDVSFEYLASQNPDYMFVIDKSVISADKNQKPAKEILNNDLINNMKVAKDNKIVYLDTYSWYLSDGGIMSTNTMLDEINKSINK; encoded by the coding sequence ATGAATAAAAAAGTAGCAGTAGTAGCAGGGTTGGTAATAGCAGGATTGGTAGGAAGTGTACTATTCTTTGGAAATAAAGGGAATGAAAAGGCGATAGCAAATAAAAATGATATAGTATCTGTAAAGCATGCATTAGGGACTACAGATGTACATAAAAAACCAGAGAAAGTAGTTGTATTTGATTATGCGGCATTAGATGCTATAGAAACTTTAGGTGTAGATGGAGTTATAGGGACGGCTAAAGGATCTTCTATACCAGGATATTTGAGTAAATATTCAGGAGAAAATTATGCAAATGTTGGAGGTCTTAAGGAACCTGATTTAGAAAAGATAAATTCTCTTAATCCGGATTTAATAATTATAAATGGAAGACAACATAGTTTTTATGATAAACTAAATAAGATAGCACCAACTATATCTTTAGCTAAGGAAGATGGAAAATATATGGAATCTTTTACTCATAATATGGAGGTAATAGGAGAAATATTTGACAAGAAAAAAGAAGTTGATACTGAGTTAGTTAAGATAAATGAAAAAATAGATGCTATAAATAAAAAGGTTAAAGAGAAAAATTATAGTGCAACTACTTTAATGGCTAGTGATGGTAACTTAAGTGTATTTGGAAAAGATTCAAGATTTGGAATTATATATAATAACCTTGGGTTTAAAAATACAGATGACAATATAGAAGCTGCAAATCATGGTCAAGATGTATCTTTTGAGTACTTGGCAAGTCAAAATCCAGATTACATGTTTGTTATAGATAAATCTGTTATATCTGCTGATAAAAATCAAAAACCAGCAAAAGAAATTTTAAATAATGATTTAATAAACAATATGAAAGTAGCAAAAGATAATAAGATAGTTTATTTAGATACATATTCATGGTACTTAAGCGATGGAGGCATTATGTCAACTAATACTATGTTAGATGAAATAAATAAATCTATAAATAAATAA